One genomic region from Carcharodon carcharias isolate sCarCar2 chromosome 12, sCarCar2.pri, whole genome shotgun sequence encodes:
- the prlh gene encoding prolactin-releasing peptide yields the protein MKLLSVCCIFCLMVCIAFPDAGSRVQGSSVEIRNADIDSSWYTGRGIRPVGRFGRRGLTLENIRKYEFGTRRVCIPIQESEDSNQDE from the exons ATGAAGCTGCTGTCGGTTTGCTGTATCTTTTGCCTGATGGTGTGCATCGCGTTTCCAGATGCGGGTTCTCGGGTCCAAGGTTCCTCGGTGGAGATCAGGA ATGCTGATATTGATTCCTCTTGGTATACTGGACGTGGAATAAGGCCTGTGGGCCGTTTTGGAAGGAGAGGACTTACCTTGGAAAACATCAGAAAATATGAATTTGGCACTCGTCGTGTCTGCATCCCAATCCAAGAAAGTGAAGACTCCAACCaggatgaataa